The genomic window TTTTGAGCATCAGTGCCGTCACTGCGAAATACTCATCTTCTAGACTAACTGCATGTCCAATCTTCTTGCTCTCTAATGTATTTTCACCAGAAATGGTGTCTTTGTGCAGtaacagagctagagagacatTTTTAAGAATTACCCAGGGTATGATTTTAGAAATTCTGTCAAAGTACAAAAACATGCCTTTTTTCTTAAGTTTATTTTTACTTATGATATCTAGCCAGAAAATATAATATGTTTATAAATTTGCTCTGTTGTTGCATCTAGGGTCCTATttagagtaaaacaaaacatacctCAAAAAAGTTCTATCTCTATTTTTCTGGAAGATGAAACTACATcatgttttataaaaaaaataataaagtagCAAAAAACTTCAATTTTGACCCGTAATTATTTCAAATATCTCTTTTAAGGAcaaatttgtttgttgtgtgtggcgATTTTTTACCACGAACCTTGAAACAAAACTTGAAAAGCTtgccaaagaaacaaaacttaaTTTCTGTGACATCTTTGCCCTCAAGGTTAAAAGGGTTGTGTATTTTTCTTGTTCCTGTTTTTAACCCATGCACGCACAACTCAGTAGTTTTCCTTACACAGAGAAATAAAATTGAGTCCAGATTCAGAGATAATGTATAGAAATAGCTCAATGTTAATTTGCCAGATCAGCGACGAGctgcttgaaaaaaaaatccaacttaATCGCTTGATACCGATATGTGAAGCGTATCACAGGGGGCACATTTTTTCAACTGTTTTGTAGAGCTATAAATTTGTTATGCTTGCAAATATTTTCAGCTGGTATGATGTATGCGTGAATCATAGTTCGTCTAAACCATTTTATTTAACAATTCGATACTTGAATATCAATGCAAGTTAGACTGACACAGATTTCTATCGTTTGAGCGAGTAAGATGGTGTGTTTCCATGCAAGATTAACATTTTCCTCATAATTTCATATGTGAGGTAAGATTAATTTTGACAGAGGGACATGGATTACTAAAATGATAATTTAAAAAAccacttttcttctttatatGTACTTATAAGGCAATATAATCATACAATCATGTAATTTCATAGCTTTTAAATTCAATGTTTAAGCAGCACTtcacaaaatggtacatttGTGTTTTCTTAGAATGAATCTAAAAATGGTTTGGacgtggtgatgatgatgatgatgatgatgatgatgatgatgatgatgatggcgatgCACGATGATGATGCGAAAGCATAATGATGATGCTAacgcatgatgatgatgatgatgataacaaagatgatgacgacgacgacgcatTTCTGTCGACAATTAAACAAcagcatgttgttgttgttgttgttgttgttgttgttgttgttgttgttgttgttgttgttgttaatttcaATGAGATCTTATACTTCTGTCCTCAAAAATGCTGCTGCTATTTCCTTTCTTTTGAATGGCACATAGTTACAGTAGTAAGTCCTGGCGCTCGCTGCCGTGAATTcaagtttatttatttattttctttctgcTTGCTGTTTCAGCACGGTGATGATGGAGGCCGCTGCGGAGGGCGGAGAGAAGGTGGCAGCAGTTGACACCACGCTCAGCCCTTTACACACGTCGCCCGACAGCAAGGTCCCTGGTGGAGATCCCTGCACGCCTGCCGCGCTCCCCCCGCTACTGCCCGCCACAACGGCCATCATGCCGGACAAGTGTGGGTCATCCAAGTCCAGGTCCAGGCTGGCCTTCTCCATTGATCGTATCATGGAGTCCAGGCCTGTCGCAGCGCCTCCAACACAGGGAGAGAAGAcggggagagaggaaggggcgGTGTTGAAGGAACAGTGTGTCATTTCGTACAGGGACAGGTCGCGATCCCCAGCCTGTCGCGAGGTCGTTCCGTCACCCAGGCACACTGAGAACGTTCACAGCAAAGAAGTTGGCGGAGAGAAGCGGGAGAAGGCCAGCGAGAGAAACAGAGTAGAGCAGCGTGTGGAGAAACAGGACAGCGCAGTGAAACACAGGCGTCACGACTGGGACAGACGAAGTCGGGGTGAGCGAGTCAAGCCTGGTGCTGCTCACCCTGTTTCCACCGCCTTCCATCCCACCATGGGTCGCTTTTCGGGAGCAGACAGCACGCAGCCGCTACATCCCAACCCCCAGTACGCCGCCAGTCTCTTGCTACAAGGCGGGGAGGCGGGCAGAAAACTTCACGCACTCTCCTCTTTGCCTTTGACCTCTGACCCCACCCACAGGGAGCTGAGTGCGGCTGCGCAGCTGGCGGAAGTTACGTACCAGCAGCAGTTGCAGCAGCAGCTCCTGCCCGTGTTGATGCACCCGGCCTTCTCGCTGGGCCGTCCCGGGGACGAGTACCACGCCCACATGCTGCGCCAGCTATCCCTCTACCAGCAGCTGCACTGCGGCCAGCAGCACCACGCCGCTCTCATGGCCGCCTCCGCCAGGCCCGCCGCCCTCCATCACCATCCCCGTTTGCACGGCATGGgggaggtggaggaggaggagcggAGCGGAATGGACGTATGGAGGCTGGCACACCTCTCCCCGGCCTTCCTGAAGGCGCGCAGTGCGGTCAGCGTCAGCAGATTGTCCCCCGTCAAGGGCCCCGTGTTGTCAGCCCCGGACAAGTCGCCCTTCTCTCACCGGACAGACAAGCTGGACCACACCCTCAACTTACCGGCACCTGTCAGCAAGCACGCCCACCTGGCTGGTAGCAACCACAGTCTGGCTGACGAGTCgttgctcaacaacaacaacaacaacaacaacaacaacaacaacaacaacagcaacaacaacaacagcgacaaGGCGGAAGCCGTGCAGACAGGCAGGAAGGACGAGCGGAGAGAGAGGAGGCAGAGGGTAGAGGTCGAGGACGACAGCGAGGATAACGACGAGGTCAGCAGTACGAGTGATGGACGTGAACAGAACTCACTGGGCAGAAAGCCACACCTCTCAGGCTCATCCTTTAACAGCGGTGACGAAGAGATGACCTGCGACGGCTCGTCCGGCACCCTGGACATCAGCCCGGACAGCCTGCAGTCGCAGAGCAGCGCCAACAAGAGTGGGAAGAGCTTTACGTGCGGAGAGTGCGGCAAGGTGTTCAACGCGCACTACAACCTGACCCGCCACATGCCCGTGCACACCGGAGCTCGGCCCTTTGTCTGCAAGATCTGCGGCAAGGGCTTCCGTCAGGCCAGCACGCTGTGCCGCCACAAGATCATCCACACCAACGACAAGCCCCACAAGTGTGGCACGTGCGGCAAGTGCTTCAACAGGTCCTCCACGCTCAACACGCACATGAGGATCCACCAGGGCTACAAGCCGTGGGTGTGCGAGTTCTGCGGGAAAGGCTTCCACCAGAAAGGCAACTACAAGAACCACAAGCTGACGCACAGCACGGAGAAGCAGTACAAGTGCAGCATCTGCAACAAGGCCTTCCACCAGGTGTACAACCTCACCTTCCACATGCACACCCACAACGACAAGAAGCCCTTCACCTGCCACGTCTGCGGGAAAGGTTTCTGTCGCAACTTCGACCTCAAGAAACACATGCGGAAACTGCACGACGGCGCTTCTCTCCCTCCCAACGTTGATACCTCCCCCTCCGCTTCCTCCTCATCCCCCTCCTCCATCCACAGTCCTCTGCTGCAGCACCcagccccctccctctcccagTCCTTTCCCCCTCCCTTGCCTCACCACCCGGCCCCCCTGTTCTCCCAGGCCAGTCTCAGCCCCCATTCCGCCTTCCTAGCGCGCTCTCCCCTCCTGGCCTCCCCCAGCGCCCTCACCTGCCAGCGCACCCTCTTCTCCCCCTACCTGCTGGCCGCCAACCCCGCCTCCATGCTGCACAAGATCTCCTCCGTCATCTGATGACACAACTTCCCTGCTTCTAACTCAAAGCTTCATTATTCTCTTCGCTTTGACGGGGTCATCTTTTTGTTCGCATAACTTTCTCATTCCGGTTAACTTAATCATTGGACATATCTGAAAGGCTCATCTTATCAGTCGCCTGTCTGACTGTGAGACTCACATGGTTGCTTGTTTTCGGTCACTGTATGTTTGGCGTCCTCTCACAAGACAGTGGTATGCTAAAAACTTGCGAAAGGC from Littorina saxatilis isolate snail1 linkage group LG4, US_GU_Lsax_2.0, whole genome shotgun sequence includes these protein-coding regions:
- the LOC138964120 gene encoding uncharacterized protein — translated: MMEAAAEGGEKVAAVDTTLSPLHTSPDSKVPGGDPCTPAALPPLLPATTAIMPDKCGSSKSRSRLAFSIDRIMESRPVAAPPTQGEKTGREEGAVLKEQCVISYRDRSRSPACREVVPSPRHTENVHSKEVGGEKREKASERNRVEQRVEKQDSAVKHRRHDWDRRSRGERVKPGAAHPVSTAFHPTMGRFSGADSTQPLHPNPQYAASLLLQGGEAGRKLHALSSLPLTSDPTHRELSAAAQLAEVTYQQQLQQQLLPVLMHPAFSLGRPGDEYHAHMLRQLSLYQQLHCGQQHHAALMAASARPAALHHHPRLHGMGEVEEEERSGMDVWRLAHLSPAFLKARSAVSVSRLSPVKGPVLSAPDKSPFSHRTDKLDHTLNLPAPVSKHAHLAGSNHSLADESLLNNNNNNNNNNNNNNSNNNNSDKAEAVQTGRKDERRERRQRVEVEDDSEDNDEVSSTSDGREQNSLGRKPHLSGSSFNSGDEEMTCDGSSGTLDISPDSLQSQSSANKSGKSFTCGECGKVFNAHYNLTRHMPVHTGARPFVCKICGKGFRQASTLCRHKIIHTNDKPHKCGTCGKCFNRSSTLNTHMRIHQGYKPWVCEFCGKGFHQKGNYKNHKLTHSTEKQYKCSICNKAFHQVYNLTFHMHTHNDKKPFTCHVCGKGFCRNFDLKKHMRKLHDGASLPPNVDTSPSASSSSPSSIHSPLLQHPAPSLSQSFPPPLPHHPAPLFSQASLSPHSAFLARSPLLASPSALTCQRTLFSPYLLAANPASMLHKISSVI